The Halichondria panicea chromosome 14, odHalPani1.1, whole genome shotgun sequence genome contains a region encoding:
- the LOC135347600 gene encoding uncharacterized protein LOC135347600, producing MNQEHLGALAKHCRVCGSHYKNKKGRAYSCSERKVDILKVFGIDISEDVETTHPQSYCKQCNNIMYNTAKKAMDGRQYNPRKVIASWSAHSEDNCLVCSSCSTHSIGGRPRKQLYAPGRPAKGSFRSCIQYVHTIAPPTFCQQATVIAPHDIFECPLCLHIVDKPIELACGSLVCAGCLCERLRVSQSLSCPCCHSEHLDDFTTIHPPSEITLRALGNMEVTCSMCAKRGHLRNHKAHVDSMCGTTHFKSAPLNATDLLSIPEDVILTPLEEKLKSKLIKRSMHNSHTLEVKTGGQPLTLVQVSSPRVASGSASQTTLRRRSSELLTVRKRVSGGEEAIQMCNEVRTTGQEEREKLIEQLKTTTGCFQVKFSVTESLGIQSVLNIPMNKLRLMKRMLGPNVKIASEKKMRAEADILAGVDNLKSQLVPFTFPLKDGRHTVDIRNVPMCSTPNLWEKIENMLDFNDDDERGVHRLTWHGGKIPADEIWVKLGGDKGGGSFKMTFQICNIDHPNSPVNTCAFCVFEAPDNVTNLKIALQRYEHEVDSLHNKTWRGKTIRVFFSGDYEFLCAAFGLSGASGRHCCLWCVIKSEQLRDPPANVPTRSTDSILQDHRSFVAAGGKLAHAKHYNNCVREPFFKKIPLNQVCPPGLQFRDFLSPVLH from the exons ATGAATCAAGAGCACCTAGGTGCACTCGCCAAGCACTGCCGAGTGTGTGGTTCTcattataaaaataaaaaaggCCGAGCGTACTCTTGCTCAGAGAGAAAGGTCGATATCCTAAAGGTGTTCGGCATAGACATCAGTGAAGATGTGGAAACAACTCATCCACAGTCCTACTGCAAGCAGTGTAACAATATTATGTACAACACAGCAAAGAAAGCTATGGACGGAAGACAATACAACCCCAGAAAGGTGATTGCATCGTGGTCTGCTCACAGCGAGGACAACTGCCTAGTTTGTTCTAGTTGTAGTACTCACAGTATTGGTGGGAGGCCAAGAAAACAACTTTATGCACCTGGCAGGCCAGCAAAAGGCTCCTTCCGGTCATGCATCCAGTACGTTCACACGATCGCTCCTCCCACCTTCTGTCAGCAAGCAACAGTAATAGCCCCACACGATATTTTCGAATGCCCTCTTTGTTTACACATTGTAGATAAGCCGATCGAGCTGGCTTGTGGTAGTCTGGTCTGTGCGGGTTGTTTGTGCGAGCGCTTAAGAGTATCTCAAAGCCTGTCGTGTCCCTGCTGCCACTCAGAGCACCTCGATGACTTCACCACCATACACCCTCCGTCTGAGATCACTCTGAGGGCGTTAGGAAACATGGAGGTCACATGCAGTATGTGTGCAAAACGTGGTCATCTGAGAAATCACAAGGCTCATGTTGACAGCATGTGTGGGACCACACACTTTAAGTCTGCACCTCTCAATGCAACTGACCTATTGAGCATACCGGAAGACGTGATCTTGACACCACTTGAGGAGAAGCTGAAATCCAAGCTGATTAAGCGTAGCATGCACAACTCCCACACTCTAGAAGTGAAGACAGGAGGACAG CCTCTAACCTTGGTGCAAGTGAGCTCACCTAGAGTGGCCAGTGGAAGTGCCAGTCAAACCACCCTGAGACGCCGCAGTTCTGAGTTGCTAACGGTACGAAAGAGGGTGAGCGGTGGTGAGGAGGCGATACAGATGTGTAATGAGGTCAGGACGACTGGGCAGGAAGAGCGGGAGAAGCTTATCGAGCAGCTCAAGACCACTACAGGGTGTTTCCAGGTGAAATTCTCGGTGACAGAAAGCCTGGGGATTCAATCGGTCCTTAATATACCAATGAACAAGTTACGACTTATGAAACG CATGTTAGGACCAAACGTGAAGATTGCTTCCGAGAAGAAGATGAGGGCTGAAGCTGATATTCTCGCAGGGGTGGACAATCTTAAGAGTCAGCTTGTTCCCTTCACCTTCCCACTCAAGGATGGCAGGCACACAGTTGACATTCGAAATGTTCCAATGTGCTCCACTCCGAATCTCTGGGAGAAGATTGAAAACATGCTGGACTTCAATGACGATGATGAGAGAGG AGTGCACCGACTGACCTGGCATGGAGGGAAGATACCCGCCGACGAGATATGGGTGAAGCTTGGTGGGGATAAGGGAGGAGGGAGCTTTAAGATGACCTTCCAAATTTGCAACATTGATCACCCCAATTCCCCAGTCAACACTTGTGCCTTCTGCGTGTTTGAAGCTCCAGACAATGTCACCAACCTCAAGATTGCTTTGCAGAGGTACGAACATGAGGTGGACAGTCTTCACAACAAGACATGGAG GGGAAAGACGATCAGGGTGTTCTTTAGTGGAGACTATGAGTTCTTATGTGCAGCATTTGGGTTGTCAGGTGCTTCAG GCCGACATTGCTGCTTATGGTGTGTGATCAAATCAGAGCAGCTGCGTGATCCACCCGCCAATGTTCCAACCAGAAGCACTGACAGCATCCTGCAAGACCACCGCAGCTTTGTTGCAGCTGGAGGGAAACTTGCTCATGCCAAACACTACAACAACTGTGTCAGGGAACCGTTTTTCAAGAAAATCCCTCTGAATCAA GTTTGCCCCCCAGGACTGCAGTTTAGGGATTTTCTATCGCCTGTTCTCCATTGA